In bacterium, the genomic window ACGGACGCCGTTCGATGGTTCCGCGAAACGCAGGCATTCGAACTGCTGGTGCGCGATGTGCAGCCGACGACGTTTGAAGTGTCGGAAGATGAAGTTCGTGCGTCATTCGATCACAACTATCAGCGTGTGATGCTGCGGATTCTGTGCGTGCCCGACTCGAGTCTTTCTGCGGCGATCGCCGACAGCATAGTGGGGCAGGGCGTCTCGATGGCGTCGCTGGCGCAGCGGCACGCGATTGATAAGTTCAAGGACGTCGGCGGCGACGCTGGTTTGTTTCCGCTGTTTGACATACCCGAACATCTTGCCAAGAAGATCGAAAGCGTTCCCTCGGGTACGCTCGTTGGACCGATGATGCTATGGCGGACGTGGGCGCTTGCCCGGGCCGATGCGATCCTGCCGCCGGAGGAAGAGCTCTATGACAGCGTTAAGGTCATCTTGAAGAACTTCCTGTTGATGCAGCGCGGCGCGGAATTCCGCAAGGATTTCATCGCTCGCGAAGGCGCGGCAATTCCTGTGATGGTTGATTCGACGGCGATTGATTCCATTCCGGGGCGCTTCGCGCTGGGCGAACCGGGCGTGGGCACTGTCATCGTGCGTATCGGCAAAGACCGGGTTTTGACCTCGGAAGACCTGCAAAACAAGTTCACCCACCGCTACATCGCGCGCGGCGATCGCAATCAGTGGGACGTCCTCTATGAAGTGCTGGACGAGCAGTTCGACCTAATGATGCTGAAGGAGATTGCCAAGCAGCGCAAGTACTTGGATGACCCGCGGATCGACTCGAGCGCGGTCGCGTTTGAGGATTCCATGCTGATCGTGACGTACTTGCAGTCGGTCATCGCGCCGACGATTAAGATAACGGACGCCGAGATTCAGGAGTACTATGACG contains:
- a CDS encoding peptidyl-prolyl cis-trans isomerase, which translates into the protein MLGTRIALIVLTALLVCGTARAEDKIVLATVNGEEITSDALLNELRNIHSEQTEEVHRADFNVNRLLQKLINDRLLAQDARDLGLNQEKTITDAVRWFRETQAFELLVRDVQPTTFEVSEDEVRASFDHNYQRVMLRILCVPDSSLSAAIADSIVGQGVSMASLAQRHAIDKFKDVGGDAGLFPLFDIPEHLAKKIESVPSGTLVGPMMLWRTWALARADAILPPEEELYDSVKVILKNFLLMQRGAEFRKDFIAREGAAIPVMVDSTAIDSIPGRFALGEPGVGTVIVRIGKDRVLTSEDLQNKFTHRYIARGDRNQWDVLYEVLDEQFDLMMLKEIAKQRKYLDDPRIDSSAVAFEDSMLIVTYLQSVIAPTIKITDAEIQEYYDGHPEHFHEPGRVQVAIHTRGTIDEARADYDKVVAGADFSWIAKQYSTDEYKDRGGLRDWASLGEFPTAIAMQLDTLPVGQCLPPLVGDQGFAVLKLVAREPGSRRPLADVRESVRSVINSRKEFEAIDATLQDLRTRSEITINESALNSMMLSGTDEN